A stretch of DNA from Pseudoalteromonas ruthenica:
TATGGCCAATTTGAGCCACCGAAGCTGTATGACCACGTAGTTAAGCTCGTTGAAGATAAACGCTACGATCAACATTTACTCACTGATTACACTCAGTCTGAGTTCGAGCAAATGGATGCCTTTATTGATCATAGCCGAGACTTAAACTTCAGCTACGCTGCAGTAAAGCAGTTGGAAGGTAAATACCTTGTCCAAAACCGTGTTACTGGCGACATTTACGAGAGCGCGCAATTTTTATATGTATTAGTGGCTGCCAGCTTATTCTCTGAATATCCAAAAGAAACGCGTCTTGACTATGTTAAGCGCTTTTACGATGCCGTTTCTACATTCAAAATTTCGTTGCCAACACCGATTATGTCGGGTGTGCGCACACCGACTCGTCAATTTAGCTCATGCGTACTGATTGAGTGTGACGATAGCCTAGATTCCATTAACGCGACTTCTTCTGCAATCGTTAAATACGTATCACAGCGAGCCGGTATTGGTATTAACGCTGGACGCATTCGTGCCCTAGGCAGCCCAATCCGTAACGGTGAAGCCTACCATACAGGTTGTATCCCATTTTATAAGCACTTCCAAACGGCAGTAAAAAGCTGCTCTCAAGGTGGGGTGCGCGGCGGCGCAGCCACACTCTTCTACCCACTGTGGCACTTGGAAGTAGAAAACCTGCTGGTCTTGAAGAATAACCGAGGTGTCGATGACAACCGGGTACGTCATCTAGATTATGGTGTGCAGTTTAATAAGCTGATGTATACCCGACTCATTAAAGACGGCCACATTACCTTGTTCAGTCCATCGGATGTACCAGGCTTGTACGATGCCTTTTTCGAAGACCAAGAAAAATTCGAACAGCTATATGTGCAGTACGAACAAGACGACAGTATCCGCAAAAAGCGTATCAAGGCTATTGAGCTGTTTTCGATGTTTTTGCAAGAGCGTGCCAGCACTGGGCGCATCTATCTGCAAAACGTGGATCACTGTAATACTCACAGCCCGTTCGATGCTAAAGTCGCGCCTATTCGCCAATCTAATTTATGTTTAGAAATCGCGTTGCCGACTAAGCCGATGAATAATGTTATGGACGAAGAAGGCGAAATTGCCTTGTGTACGCTATCGGCATTTAACCTCGGTGCTATTAATTCACTCGACGAGCTCGAAGAGCTGGCCGAACTAGGTGTCCGCGCCCTTGATAGCCTGTTGGATTACCAAGAGTACCCTGTTCCTGCTGCGTATAACGCCACCATGGGCCGCCGTACTTTGGGTATTGGCGTCATTAACTTTGCCTATTACTTAGCTAAAAATGGCAAACGTTATTCCGATGGCAGTGCCAACGCGTTAACACACAAAACTTTTGAGGCGATTCAATATTACTTAATGAAAGCGTCAAATGAGTTAGCGAAAGAAAAAGGCGCTTGTCCTAAGTTTAACGAAACAACCTATGCTCAAGGCATTATGCCTATCGATACTTATAAGAAGGATCTCGATAGTGTATGTGACGAGCCGTTGCACCTTGACTGGGATGGACTACGCGAAAGCATTAAAACCCATGGTATGCGTAACTCAACGCTATCAGCGTTAATGCCTTCAGAGACATCATCGCAGATTTCTAATGCCACGAACGGCATTGAGCCACCGCGTGGGCACATCAGCGTTAAAGCATCTAAAGACGGTATTTTGAAGCAGGTAGTGCCTGAATATGAGCGTTTGAAAGAGCAGTACGAGTTACTTTGGGATATCCCTTCTAACGATGGCTACCTGCAACTTGTTGGCATTATGCAGAAATTCGTTGACCAAACGATTTCAGCCAATACCAACTATGATCCAAACAAGTTCGAAGGCGGTAAAGTACCTATGAAGTTACTGCTTAAAGACTTATTAACCGCGTACAAGCTTGGTGTCAAAACGTTGTACTACCATAACACTCGTGATGGTGCAGCTGACTCGCAAGACGAGCTTAAGCCAGAACAAGCCGATGACGGCTGTGAAGGCGGCGCGTGTAAAATATAATTACAGCATGCGGCTGTGTACAGCCGCATTCCTTTGTTGTTCTACCAAGTAGATTGAGACCCCACGACTATGTCATACACCACTTTTAGCCGTAATCATAACGACCAATTAAAAGAACCGATGTTTTTTGGGCAAACGGTGAATGTGTCACGTTACGACCAGCAGAAGTACCCTATTTTTGAGAAGTTAATTGAAAAGCAACTGTCTTTCTTTTGGCGCCCGGAAGAAGTGGATGTCAGCAAAGACCGTGTTGATTTTCAATCATTGCCCGATCATGAACGTCACATTTTCTTGAGCAACCTGAAATACCAAACCCTGCTAGACAGTGTTCAAGGGCGCTCACCCAACGTTGCCTTGCTACCTATCGTGTCGCTGCCCGAGTTGGAAACCTGGATAGAAACATGGGCGTTCAGTGAGACCATCCACAGTCGCTCATACACTCATATCATTCGCAATGTAACGCAATCCCCTGAGCTTATTTTTGATGACATTGTCACCAATGACAAAATCAATGAGCGTGCCGACGCGGTGACTCGTTACTATGATGACTTAATCCACTTAACATCAATTTACAACCTGTACGGCGAAGGTCAGCACACCATCAACGGCGATGTCATTGATGTGAGCCTGTACGAGCTTAAGAAACGTTTGTATTTAGCGATGATGTCGGTGAATATTCTCGAAGCCATTCGCTTCTATGTGTCGTTTGCATGCTCGTTTGCGTTTGCAGAGCGTGAACTGATGGAAGGCAATGCGAAAATCATTAAGCTTATCGCTCGTGATGAAGCCTTGCACCTCTCTGGTACGCAGCACATGCTCAATATTATGCAAGAAGGTAAGGACGACCCGCAAATGGCAGAGGTAGCAGCCGAGTGCCGCGAGCAAGCCATTGCGATGTTTGTCGATGCAGCGCAACAAGAAAAAGAGTGGGCTGAATATCTCTTCAAAGATGGCTCTATGATAGGGCTCAACAAAGACATTCTCTGTCAGTACGTTGAGTACATTACCAATGTGCGTATGAGCGCAGTAGGCTTGCCAACTCAATTTGAAACTCAAAGCAATCCGATCCCATGGATCAATGCTTGGTTGGTATCTGATAACGTGCAAGTTGCTCCGCAAGAAGCGGAAATCAGCTCTTACTTAGTTGGCCAAATCGATTCGCAAGTGGATGCTAACGACTTTGGTGACTTTGACCTTTAATATAAGCGGGGCCCCTTTGGGCCCCTACTTTTCCTAATCGTGTCTAACAAACCCGCTACAATCACACTTAATGGCCAAGCCCTGCTTCATCCAGAGCAGAGCCCTAGCTTGTTACATAGCCTAGAAAGCCAAGGTGTCGATGCGCCATATCAATGCCGTGAAGGGTTTTGCGGCGCTTGTCGAGCCAAGCTATGTCAAGGCAGCGTGGTGTATCGCCACGAGCCGCTTGCTTTTATTCGTGATGGTGAAATATTACTGTGTTGCTCCACCCCTGAAGGCGACATTGCAATAAGTTTTGACGACTAGAACCAACTCACCTGCAGTGCTGAACGAACAAATACATCGTTGGCAGTAATACTGATTTCATCACTGTCAACACTCACATGCCATGCCAAAGAGCGCGCCAACATGCCCTCTAGGCGCTCAATAAAAGCGTTTTCGATAGCAATTAGCTCAACTCGCTGATGTGCTAGTAACCAGTGCTGTAGCTCACTATCAACAGGCAGTACGGTGATCACATATAATTGTTGAGCCTCGCGATATAGCTTATTTAAGACCTTAATATCACCTGTAAACACTTCGATAACCAGCTCATAATCATCAAAATCATTTTTGGCATAAACATCACGCTGTGGTTTCTCACGAGCGTCACATAACGTAAGGTCATGGCGATAAGCAAATAAGCAAAATCCAAGCAGTCGTAGGATAAAGTGATGTAGGGATTCGTTATCTCGCCGCGCGGTTGTAAAATGCTCATTCAATTGGCAGTGATGAACGTTATCATTAATTGTAAAGTGTGCTTTAAACACCCTTCCTTTATCGCTCATAAGTCCCGCTTCCTGATCCTTGATACTTAGTAAGTATAGAGCAAGGCGCTGGGTAACAACGAATAAACTCGAGGTTATAGTATAACATTGTTGAGTTTATTGATTTGCTAATGTTATATTATAGCCAATGTCAGTAACTGGAAGTATTCTTATGTTCAAACCTGCGCCTCTTTCTCTCACTATTGCCGCGCTACTGAGTGCGCCCAATGCGCTCGCGGGCACTGTGACCGGAACCGTTATCGACCCTCAACAGCAACCCATCGAAAACGTTATTGTCCACTACCATGGTAAACAGCAAAGCGTTCGTACCAATGCCAATGGTGAGTTTTCAATCACCCTGGATGCAGCGGGCGAGCTACATTTCAGTAAAGACGACTATATTGATAAGCGCGTGGCGGTTAATGAGCAAGACCAAACGGTTCAAGTCAACCTTACCCCCTCCGCAATTGAAACCGTTGTTGTTTACGCTTCGGGACTGGATAAAAATAACCTCGACATGGTATCGCCAGTATCTGTACTGAGCGGCGATGCACTGCGTGATAGCGCGCAACCAACATTGGGTGAGACCCTCAAAGGGATCCCAGGCATTAACGCCAGTTATTTCGGCCCTGTTTCATCGAGCCCTATCATTCGTGGTTTAGATGGCCCACGTGTAAAGATCACTCAAAATGGTTTAGACAGCAGTGATGCCTCTCGCGTCGGTCCGGATCATGCTGTGACCACCGAGTCTATTGCTGCTGAGCAAATAGAAGTACTTCGTGGCCCAGCTACGTTGTTGTATGGCTCTGGTGCTATCGGTGGTGTAGTGAACGTCGTTGATAACCGTATCCCCACCAATCGTATTGAGGGTTACGAAGGAGCTGCTGAATACAGCCATGATACCGTATCGACTACCAACACCTATGCGGGTAAGTTTGCAGCGGGTCACGATGGCTTTAATGTCCATGTCGATGGCACTGACCGTGTTGGTCATGATTATGAGACTCCACGTTTTTATACCCAAGAGCATGAGGGCGAATTAGAGGCTCACGATAAAGTGGATAATACCTTTATCGATAGTGCCACGGTTAATTTAGGCACCAGTTATGTTGCCGATCATTGGACCCTTGGTTTGTCTTATGGCCGTATTGAGAGCGATTACGGAATACCGGCGCACTCCGAGCATGGTCATGAAGAGCACGGATACGATGAACATGGCCATGAAGATCATGGACACGAAGATGAGCATGACGGTCACGATGAACATGCCGGCGAAGAGCAAGCCCATAATGTATTTGCGCGCGTTGAGCAAGACCGCTGGCAAGCGTTAGCAAGTTATTCATTCCACGACAGTATCATAGAAACACTGAGCGTTCGCGCAGGTTACACAGACTACCGACACGCTGAAGTGGAAGAGCAGACAATCGGTACCTTATTCGAAAATACCACCCATGAAGCACGCATCAATGCCAAGCATCGCGTTGGTCAATGGCACGGTACATTGGGCTATCACTACACTGACTCTGACTATGCAGCTTCGGGTGCCGAAGCCTTTACACCTGCGACAGAAACGCAAGTACACGCCCTGTACTTGCTGGAAGAGCGTGAATTTGGTGACTGGACATTAGAGCTTGGTGCTCGCGTCGAAGATTACAGTTTGTCTAGCGATATAGCTGGTACATCAGAACATGAAGATGAACATGACAGTCATGACCATGAACAAGAGCATCATGATGAGCACCTCGAAGACCCAGAGCTAATCGCTTACGAGTATGATGAAACAAACATGAGTTTTTCATTAGGTGGGATTTGGCAGTACCAAGAAGGTTACAGTTTAGCTGTCAGTTTATCTCATTCTGAGCGTGCTCCACTCACCGCTGAGCTGCTATCTAATGGTGAGCATATCGCAACATCAACGTACGAGTTAGGTCTTGCTTATGATATAGAAGACGGTGAAGCACACTTTAACGGCCAAAATGTGCAGCAAGAAGTGGCAAACAACATCGATGTCAGCTGGCGTAAATACATCGGTGATTTTGGCGTTAACCTAAGTGTGTTCTATAACGACGTTGAAAACTTCTATTACCAACAAGATACTGGCTTGGTATATGAGCATGATGAAGGCTTCATTGCTGCACAGCTTGGCGATGAAGACGCCATGACAGTGTATCAATATCAGTCTCAAGACGCCGAACTATATGGCTTCGAGTTAGATATGCACTACCAAATTAGCCAGCAATGGCGTATCAAGGGCTTTGCCGACTCGGTCAGCGCAAAACTCGATAATGGTGAGTATATTCCTCGTATTCCTGCCGCCAAGCTTGGCACCCAGCTTGATTACACGCTACAAAATTGGGACTTAGCACTTAAGGCCACGCACTATCTTGAACAAGATGATATTGCCGCCTCTGAAACGGTCACTGACGCTTATACCTTAGTTGATTTCACCGTTGACTATAACTTTGCCGTGGGGTCGTTTGATGGCGTGGCTTACATGCAATTAAATAACCTGACTGATGAGCTTGGCTTTGTTCATAGCTCCTTTATAAAAGAGCAAGCTCCGTTACCTGGGCGTAATCTGCGTCTCGGTATTCGCGCTTACTTCTAATTCGGTTAGACGTAAAAAAGCCCGCATTTGCGGGCTTTTTTATGTTTGTAACCTTAACCGTGTTTACGGCGCCAGCCTAGCAGTGGTAACGCCAATAAAGCGAGCCAACCTAGACTTCCACTTTGACGCTCGTAGGTTTCTGCAGCCTCAGGTGGGCACTCTTCAACCTCACCGCCGGCGATAGGAGTGAGTTTCACTGGTTTGGCTACACTCTCGTATAGCGTCTCACCATCACTATCGACCTCCACTTCACCGAAAGAATTCAACTTAGGTTCGGTTTTAGTAGCAACACCATAAATGATGTTGTCATCATCAATGGCCGTTGCTTCAGCGAAGGTATACGGATAATTGCTTTCACCATCAACGTCGTAGCATGGCAATAAATCGTTAATATTGGCGATTTTGTCATCACCTAAGGTGTAGATGAAGCCTTCACGACGACGACTGCCTGAGTTAACAACATCGACTTCACCTTCGCCGACAATGACGCCCTGCTCGTTTATGTCACGGCCCACTGAGCTTGAACTGGTAAAGTAGTCTGTCGGGAACACTGTGGTGCCCGTTTCAATGTTATGGTAGAAGAACTTGGTCGTGCGTCGCCCTTCGATGTTTTTGGTGGCATAGCCGGTGACGATGCCATTATCAGTAATCGCCGTTGCCTTACCAGAGTACCAATCATCTTCTTGGTCGATGATTTCTAGTACTTCACCATCTTTAAACAGGGCTGGCAGGGTATTAATGCGATTATCGTTGTTATTATCACGGATATGTGAATAACCAACGGCAATTCCTTGTGCATTAACGGCCAACGCCGTAGAGACGAATGCACTGTTTTCGTCTTCTTCAATGCTCAACCCTAAACCAAGGTTCTTTGTATCAACCACATTTAAATCTGCATCCAAGGTCCACAACGTGGCTCGGCGGTCATACAAACCGTTGCGGGTATTGCTGGCGCTGCGATTTTCGATTTCCCAAACGCACACCGCAACCGGCTCATCTTCACCGTCGCAGCGATCGTCATAGTTATCTTGGCGATCTTCAGGCACGCCAGTTGAGCTGTCACCAACCACATAGTAACCGCCATCAGGGCGCATAACGATATCATTCGCTGTCCCTTGACCGCCGTATAAATCGCTGATCACTGGCAAGGTGACTACCGTGCCATCGACACCTACAACCACCCCGCGAGAGCGAAAATCGCGCACAAAATAGGTTTGCGCCTCATCATCGCCACTCGGCGTGAATTCTATTTGTTCATAAGGTGCTGATGACCACCCTGCGCGCACCCCATCTTCACTGATAGCGTTATATAAGTTGGCGACGCTGCGCGTCAAACCGTCGTAATGATCGCTTTGCTCGTCTAATAACACCTGCTCTGTTGCTGGGCTCGGTGTAAAGTTTACAGCCACGCTGTCAGCAATTTTCTGCCAGTTGGCATCGCTGTTAACACTAGATGTTGATAGGAAGCTAAGCATAAAACGATGCGCATCAGCATTGAGATTACCTGCTTCGATATCGTCCAAGGTAAAGGTAATTTCTTTATCAATGGCTTCGAACTGACTACGCTCCCAATCATCGTATGCGTTGGTGATCTGGCTATCGCTAAAGTCTATGTAACTAACATCGATTGGAAGATTGTATACGCCACGAGCTTGGCCAATAACCTCGCCATTATTATTAGCATCAGTAACGTAATGGTGTTTCGCAATATCTAAGGTACTCAGCTCCTCCACCTGATAAACGGCACCATGGACATGGGCGCTCAAGCCGGTAAGAATGCTCAATGCGACTAAGGATTTTTTCATGTTCTTCCCTACTACTGATTTTGTAATTCTTCGAGTTCTTCCCAACGGGCGAACGCAGCTTCAAGCTTCGACTCAAGCTCGGCCAATTGGTTCAATTTAGCGCTGGTAGTTTCGTTATCTTGCTTAAAAAAGTCACTACTATTGACCTCTTGTTGCAATGTGTCAATAGCTTGCTCAAACTGTTCCACCTGCTCAGGTAAGGTTTCGAGTTCGCGCTTATGCTTATAAGACAGCTTATTACTGGATTTAGGCTTGCTAGTTTTGCTCTGCGCTTGTTGCTGCTCGGCCTCGGCAATGGCTTTACGCTGCGCCTCTAGTGCCGCCAACTGCTGGGCGCGATAAGCTTCATAATCGCTGTAACCGCCCACCACTTCGGTGATTTTACCATTGCCGTCAAATCCCCATACGCTGGAACAGGTGTTATCGATAAACTCTCGGTCGTGACTAACAATCAACACCGTGCCTTGATATTGGTTAACAATATCCTCTAATAGCTCGAGTGTTTCAATATCAAGGTCGTTAGTCGGCTCATCGAGTACCAATACATTCGAAGGCTGCAAGAAAATTTTCGCTAGTAACAGGCGGTTCTTCTCTCCCCCAGAGAGAGCCTTCACTGGCGTACGAGCGCGCTTAGGGGGGAATAGAAAGTCTTGCAAGTAACCCAGGACATGGCGTGAGCGCCCGCCTACATTGACTTCCTGCTTACCGTCCGCGACGTTGTCTTGCACACTTGCCTCTTCATCAAGCTTGGCACGGTATTGGTCAAAATAAGCTATTTCTAAATTAACGCCTTGTTTAAGTTGTCCTTTGGTGCTTTGCAACTGCCCAAATAGTAGCTTCAACAAGGTCGTTTTGCCGACCCCATTAGGGCCGACGAGGCCAACACGGTCACCACGCATCAATAACGTGGAAAAGTCATCGACTATGACTTTATCACCAAAGGCGTGGCATAAATGCTTGGCCTCGGCAACTAACTTGCCTGAACGTGCTGCAGTTTCGATATTTAAATCGACTTTGCCGACTTGCTCTACCCGTTGTTTACGCTCTTGTCGCAGTGCTTTCAGTGCGCGTACGCGGCCTTCATTACGCGTGCGTCGCGCCTTAATGCCTTGGCGGATCCACGCCTCTTCTTCTGCCAGCTTTTTATCAAACTCGGCGTTTTGTTGTTCTTGCACCTTTAAATCGTGGGCTTTACGCTCTAGGTAAGTTGCATAATCCCCTGGGTATGAGACCAACTGGCCACGATCAAGATCGAGAATTCGGGTTGCTAAGGCGCGGATAAAGGCACGGTCATGCGAAATAAAGATAATCGCGCCTTTAAACTCTTTCAAAAATTGCTCTAACCACTTAACCGATGCGACATCCAGGTGGTTGGTGGGCTCATCCAATAGCAGTAAATCGGGTTCACCAACCAGGGCCTTCGCCAGTGCCACTTTACGCAACCACCCTCCTGAAAGAGTGGCTAATTGCGCGTCTGCATCTAATTCTAATTGCCCCAGTACGAGCTTAATTTTGGAATCAAATCGCCAGCCATCTTGGGCTTCGATATCGGCAGAAATACTTGCCAGACGCGACAATGCTTTTTCATCATCGGCATGCTCAGCAAGCTGTGCGTTTAAGGCATGAAACTCTTTAAGTAATTTAGCAACGGTGGGCAGGCCATCGGCCACATAGTCGAATACGCTGCCCTCACTATCACGAGGCGGATCTTGCTCTAGGCGCGCAATTTTAAGCTCACCTACCTGATTAATGTCACCATCATCAAGAATGACATCACCGCTAAGGACTTTTAAAAAAGTCGATTTTCCGGCGCCGTTACGGCCAACAACACACACACGCTCGCCCTGCTCAATAACGGCATTGGCACCGTCAAGTAACGGATGAGTTCCATAGGCCAACTGGCCATTTGTTATTCTAATAAGGTCCATACTGCTCTATCAATTGATTGATTGCCTGCTGGTCAAAAGGCCATCCCAGCTCGGCCTCGGGTCGATGTGCCAACGCCATAACGGGAATACGCACTTGGTAGGCGCTAAGCCACTCGGGATCATCGATGATGTCACGCAATTCAATAGCACTCACTTGTGGATGCTGCGCCAACATTGCTTGCGCTTGCTCGCACAGGTGACACCCTTCGGTGTGATATAACACCACCTTAGCCACGGCGAATGACCCAGGCATTGTGAATATGTTTGTTACGGGCAAAATCTGCAGACTGCGTCTGCTCAGTGATATTTTCAACAACCAAGCCTTGTAAAGCCAGTGCGTCTTCGTCCATCTTAAAACCACGTTTATTGTTCGAAAACACTAAGGTGCCATTTTTTGCCAATAACTTAGCTGTGTCTACCAATAGGCTGACATGGTCACGCTGTACATCAAAACTTTCCTTCATGCGTTTTGAGTTTGAAAAGGTTGGCGGGTCGAGAAAAATAACATCGTACTCACCGCGCGTACGTTTTACCCACTCTAAACAATTGCCATGCTCAAAACGATAGCGCGGGCTCTTTAATTTATTCAATGCGAAGTTACGCTGCGCCCATTGCAGATAGGTTTTCGACATATCCACGGTGGTCACTGATTTAGCTCCGCCCAGCGCCGCTTGCACCGAGGCTGTGCCTGTATAGGCAAATAGGTTCAGCACCCGTTGATCTTTGGCAATATCGCGAATGTATTTACGTGCTAAACGGTGATCGAGGAAAATACCGGTATCAAGATAGTCATATAAATTCACCTCAAACAGCGCGCCATATTCGCTAATCACTTGGGTGCGACCTTGATTCGCTTGCGCTTGGTATTGACTGTCACCTTTTTGCCGCTGTCGCACTTTCAAGGCAACATTCGCTGGCGCCAGCGACAGCGTCTCACAGGTTAACATTAATACATCCTGCAGACGTTTCTGGGCGACGCTCTCATCGATGTTCTTCGGCGCAGCATACTCGTAGATCACCGCACTATCTGGATAGACATCTACGGCGACATTGTATTCAGGAATATCGGCATCATAAATACGATAAGCGGTGATTTGCTCTTGCTTGAGCCACTTTTTCAAACCTTGGCGGTTCTTTTTCAGGCGATTGGCAAAGGCCACCGACTGCTCAAAATGCAGTGGGGTTTTATCCCCTTTATGCCCTTGGGTCTGCTCTTCGGTAATGTCGTACAGTGCCAATACCGTATCGATGGGGCCATTTTTAAACTTGTATTGCTTGTGCTTAACTAATTTAAACAGCTTCAATAGCTCTGCATCACTCACTAGCAAAGCGCTGCGCCAGTGACAAAAGCCCTGTTTGAGTTGATGCCCCAGCTGGCGATACAGGGCCAAAATTTCGGCCATCGATCCTAAACGCTCACCGTAAGGTAAGTTCGCAATGACCACACCGGGGCGTTTACACGGCGCCTTCATATTGGCCAAATCACCGGTGTCAAAATCGATATACTCAGCGACTTCTGCGCGCGCAGCATTGTCTTTAGCCTTGGCAATGACGTTGGGATTAATATCATGACCAATGAGCCAAGGTTTAGCGCTGTCGTTAATCTCATCGCGTAGGGACTGCTTTAATTCTTTAAATTTGACCGCTCGGTGACTGGGTAAACGTTCAAAGGCAAACTGCTCACGTTGCAAACCCGGAGCAATGTTTTTTGCCATTAGCGCCGCTTCAATGAGTAAGGTGCCAGAGCCACAGGTGGGATCAAACAGCGGTTGCGTGGTGTCATCTAGCCAGCCACTGCGCATAATCAACGCGGCCGCTAGGTTTTCCTTTAAGGGAGCTTTACCCTGAGCGCTACGGTATCCACGCTGTGAAAGACGAGGACCTGAATAATCAATGTACAGCGTCAGCTTATCACGATTCAGCTTTGCCACCACGCGCACGTCAGGGTGCTCTTTGCTGACATTTGGGCGGCGCTCATATAAGTCGTGGAAGTAATCACAAATTGCGTCTTTAATAACAAGGCCACCAAACTGACTGTTTTTCAGCTGGCGGTTAGTG
This window harbors:
- the uup gene encoding ATP-binding cassette ATPase Uup, with the translated sequence MDLIRITNGQLAYGTHPLLDGANAVIEQGERVCVVGRNGAGKSTFLKVLSGDVILDDGDINQVGELKIARLEQDPPRDSEGSVFDYVADGLPTVAKLLKEFHALNAQLAEHADDEKALSRLASISADIEAQDGWRFDSKIKLVLGQLELDADAQLATLSGGWLRKVALAKALVGEPDLLLLDEPTNHLDVASVKWLEQFLKEFKGAIIFISHDRAFIRALATRILDLDRGQLVSYPGDYATYLERKAHDLKVQEQQNAEFDKKLAEEEAWIRQGIKARRTRNEGRVRALKALRQERKQRVEQVGKVDLNIETAARSGKLVAEAKHLCHAFGDKVIVDDFSTLLMRGDRVGLVGPNGVGKTTLLKLLFGQLQSTKGQLKQGVNLEIAYFDQYRAKLDEEASVQDNVADGKQEVNVGGRSRHVLGYLQDFLFPPKRARTPVKALSGGEKNRLLLAKIFLQPSNVLVLDEPTNDLDIETLELLEDIVNQYQGTVLIVSHDREFIDNTCSSVWGFDGNGKITEVVGGYSDYEAYRAQQLAALEAQRKAIAEAEQQQAQSKTSKPKSSNKLSYKHKRELETLPEQVEQFEQAIDTLQQEVNSSDFFKQDNETTSAKLNQLAELESKLEAAFARWEELEELQNQ
- a CDS encoding glutaredoxin family protein — its product is MPGSFAVAKVVLYHTEGCHLCEQAQAMLAQHPQVSAIELRDIIDDPEWLSAYQVRIPVMALAHRPEAELGWPFDQQAINQLIEQYGPY
- the rlmKL gene encoding bifunctional 23S rRNA (guanine(2069)-N(7))-methyltransferase RlmK/23S rRNA (guanine(2445)-N(2))-methyltransferase RlmL produces the protein MQFVALTSIGIEQLLEQELSALGAEVQKQRVGAVEFSADSLTAQRICLTTRLATRVMLQLQQGSGVEDKTALYNFARFQPWQEYFGPDQSFAVEFNGTNRQLKNSQFGGLVIKDAICDYFHDLYERRPNVSKEHPDVRVVAKLNRDKLTLYIDYSGPRLSQRGYRSAQGKAPLKENLAAALIMRSGWLDDTTQPLFDPTCGSGTLLIEAALMAKNIAPGLQREQFAFERLPSHRAVKFKELKQSLRDEINDSAKPWLIGHDINPNVIAKAKDNAARAEVAEYIDFDTGDLANMKAPCKRPGVVIANLPYGERLGSMAEILALYRQLGHQLKQGFCHWRSALLVSDAELLKLFKLVKHKQYKFKNGPIDTVLALYDITEEQTQGHKGDKTPLHFEQSVAFANRLKKNRQGLKKWLKQEQITAYRIYDADIPEYNVAVDVYPDSAVIYEYAAPKNIDESVAQKRLQDVLMLTCETLSLAPANVALKVRQRQKGDSQYQAQANQGRTQVISEYGALFEVNLYDYLDTGIFLDHRLARKYIRDIAKDQRVLNLFAYTGTASVQAALGGAKSVTTVDMSKTYLQWAQRNFALNKLKSPRYRFEHGNCLEWVKRTRGEYDVIFLDPPTFSNSKRMKESFDVQRDHVSLLVDTAKLLAKNGTLVFSNNKRGFKMDEDALALQGLVVENITEQTQSADFARNKHIHNAWVIRRG